The following are from one region of the Yoonia sp. R2331 genome:
- the miaA gene encoding tRNA (adenosine(37)-N6)-dimethylallyltransferase MiaA: MSLIDIHPDKPVLIAGPTASGKSGLALHIAQMQGGVVVNADALQVYDIFRVLTARPDDVDLAAARHALYGQIPFDQPYSVGAWLREVKPLLSGARPIIVGGTGLYFTALTEGLAEIPPIDRQTRLMADARSLPQMLADLDAQTLARIDTQNRMRVQRAWEVLNSTGRSLADWQDNTPPPLLPLPQATAIVLDAPKDWLTPRIAQRFDQMLDGGALDEVRAILPHWHSAPPAAKAIGAPELVAYLQGGLTLDQARDAATISTRQYAKRQRTWFNKRMRDWHHIHMPSTDLSTALRFVS, translated from the coding sequence TTGTCACTGATCGACATTCATCCAGATAAACCGGTGCTGATTGCGGGGCCCACGGCCTCTGGCAAGTCCGGTCTGGCGCTGCACATCGCCCAGATGCAAGGCGGGGTTGTGGTGAACGCCGATGCCTTGCAGGTCTATGACATCTTTCGCGTCCTGACCGCCCGCCCTGATGATGTCGATTTGGCGGCTGCCCGCCACGCGCTTTACGGCCAAATCCCCTTCGATCAGCCCTATTCGGTCGGCGCTTGGCTGCGCGAGGTGAAGCCGCTGCTATCGGGTGCACGTCCGATCATCGTCGGCGGCACCGGGCTTTACTTTACAGCACTGACCGAAGGACTGGCCGAAATCCCCCCCATCGACCGCCAAACCCGGTTGATGGCCGACGCCCGAAGCCTGCCCCAGATGTTGGCCGATCTCGACGCGCAGACACTGGCACGGATCGACACGCAAAACCGGATGCGGGTCCAACGGGCATGGGAGGTGCTCAACAGTACCGGGCGCAGCCTTGCCGACTGGCAAGACAACACGCCACCGCCGCTTTTGCCGCTGCCACAGGCCACCGCCATCGTGCTCGACGCACCCAAAGACTGGCTGACACCGCGCATCGCGCAACGGTTTGACCAGATGCTAGACGGCGGCGCACTGGACGAAGTCCGCGCGATCCTGCCCCACTGGCACAGCGCGCCGCCTGCCGCCAAGGCCATCGGCGCGCCGGAACTTGTGGCCTATCTGCAAGGCGGCCTGACCCTCGATCAGGCGCGCGATGCCGCCACAATCAGCACCCGCCAATATGCCAAACGCCAGCGGACTTGGTTCAACAAGCGGATGCGTGACTGGCACCACATCCACATGCCGTCCACAGACTTATCCACAGCGCTACGGTTTGTTTCCTGA
- the uppS gene encoding polyprenyl diphosphate synthase — translation MPKDTNDKRGPNHVAIIMDGNGRWATQRGRPRLFGHHAGARRVREIVKACPDEGVKYLTIFAFSTENWKRTQAEVAGLMALFRRYIEREAKALFDSGVRVRFIGDRMKLDDKLVALMDNLELYTSGNDAVHLTIALNYGGRDEVTRAAQRLAFEIEQGRLTHKDVDAETLSKFLDTHVLPDPDLVIRTSGEARISNFLLWQSAYAEYEFVDTLWPDFTAAEFNKVLAGYGGRERRFGAVLA, via the coding sequence ATGCCCAAGGACACAAACGACAAGCGCGGCCCGAACCATGTGGCCATCATCATGGATGGCAACGGTCGCTGGGCTACCCAGCGCGGACGGCCCCGGCTGTTTGGCCACCATGCGGGTGCCCGCCGGGTGCGCGAGATCGTCAAGGCCTGTCCCGATGAGGGCGTCAAGTATCTGACAATCTTTGCCTTTTCGACCGAGAACTGGAAGCGGACTCAGGCCGAAGTCGCAGGGCTGATGGCGCTGTTCCGGCGCTATATCGAGCGTGAGGCAAAGGCGCTGTTTGATTCCGGTGTGCGCGTGCGGTTCATTGGCGACCGGATGAAGCTGGACGACAAGCTGGTCGCCCTGATGGACAACTTAGAGCTATATACAAGCGGAAACGATGCCGTACATCTGACCATTGCGCTGAACTATGGTGGCCGGGATGAAGTAACCCGTGCGGCCCAGCGTTTGGCCTTTGAGATTGAGCAGGGCCGTTTGACCCACAAGGATGTGGACGCCGAAACGCTGTCAAAATTCCTTGATACTCACGTTTTGCCTGACCCCGATCTGGTGATCCGCACCAGCGGCGAGGCCCGCATATCCAATTTCCTGCTGTGGCAGTCGGCATATGCGGAATACGAATTTGTCGATACGCTGTGGCCCGACTTTACCGCCGCCGAGTTCAACAAGGTTCTGGCCGGGTATGGCGGGCGTGAGCGTCGGTTTGGGGCCGTGCTGGCCTGA
- the frr gene encoding ribosome recycling factor, which translates to MADDFILDTDDLERRMDGAIANLRTELASLRTGRASGSMLEPVMVDAYGSMTPINQVGTVNVPEPRMVTINVWDKALVGKVEKAIRESGLGINPQLNGTIIMLPIPELNEERRRDLTKVAGGYAESARVSIRNLRRDGMDQIKKAKADGMSEDDQKFWEGAVQELTDTYIKTVDDTLETKQAEIMQV; encoded by the coding sequence ATGGCAGACGATTTTATTCTTGATACCGATGACCTTGAGCGTCGGATGGACGGCGCAATCGCCAACCTGCGCACGGAACTTGCGTCCTTGCGGACCGGGCGTGCCTCTGGGTCCATGCTGGAGCCGGTGATGGTGGATGCATACGGTTCGATGACGCCCATTAACCAGGTGGGAACGGTCAATGTGCCAGAACCCCGCATGGTTACGATCAATGTTTGGGATAAGGCCCTTGTAGGCAAGGTGGAAAAGGCGATCCGCGAAAGCGGGCTGGGGATCAATCCGCAGCTGAACGGCACGATCATCATGCTGCCGATCCCAGAATTGAACGAAGAGCGCCGCCGCGATTTGACCAAGGTGGCAGGCGGTTATGCCGAAAGCGCGCGGGTCTCCATCCGCAATCTGCGCCGCGACGGCATGGACCAGATCAAGAAGGCCAAGGCTGACGGGATGTCGGAAGACGACCAAAAATTTTGGGAAGGTGCGGTGCAGGAATTGACCGACACCTATATCAAGACCGTCGACGACACGCTGGAAACCAAACAAGCCGAAATCATGCAGGTTTGA
- the pyrH gene encoding UMP kinase, with translation MTDASSTTYKRVMLKISGEALMGDTGFGLHPPTVQRIAQEVKIVHDMGVEICMVIGGGNIFRGLQGSAQGMERTTADYMGMLATVMNALAMQAALEEQGIHTRVISAITMNEVAEPYIRRRAVRHLEKKRVCIFAAGTGNPYFTTDTAATLRANEMACEAILKGTKVDGVYDKDPAKHDDAQRFDKVSYDEVLAKHLGVMDASAIALARDNHLPIIVFSLDEPGGFRGILAGEGTYTIVGD, from the coding sequence ATGACAGACGCATCCAGCACCACCTACAAGCGGGTCATGTTGAAAATCTCGGGCGAGGCGCTGATGGGCGACACCGGGTTCGGCCTGCATCCGCCTACCGTGCAGCGCATCGCGCAAGAGGTGAAGATCGTGCACGACATGGGCGTCGAGATCTGCATGGTCATCGGCGGCGGCAACATCTTTCGCGGGCTGCAAGGGTCCGCACAGGGGATGGAGCGCACAACAGCCGATTATATGGGGATGCTAGCGACGGTGATGAATGCGCTTGCGATGCAGGCGGCCCTGGAAGAACAGGGCATCCATACCCGTGTGATCTCGGCCATTACCATGAACGAAGTGGCAGAGCCTTATATCCGTCGCCGCGCGGTGCGCCACTTGGAAAAAAAGCGCGTGTGCATCTTTGCCGCAGGCACCGGGAACCCGTATTTTACGACCGATACCGCTGCGACCCTGCGCGCCAATGAGATGGCCTGCGAGGCGATCTTGAAGGGCACAAAGGTTGACGGGGTCTATGACAAGGACCCCGCCAAGCACGACGATGCCCAGAGGTTCGACAAGGTCAGCTATGACGAGGTATTGGCCAAGCATCTGGGTGTCATGGACGCCAGCGCCATTGCCCTAGCGCGAGACAATCACCTGCCGATCATCGTCTTTTCGCTGGATGAACCGGGCGGTTTCCGCGGGATTTTGGCGGGCGAGGGCACCTATACCATCGTTGGCGACTAG